A window from Rhizosphaericola mali encodes these proteins:
- a CDS encoding single-stranded DNA-binding protein, whose amino-acid sequence MEITGRLTTNAQVRKTKTDKQVVVFTLAINDSYKKKGATEVTKLVTYIDCSYWRSSAIADYLTKGTIVQLSGRLNEPRIWQDLEGNTRANLSFTVSEIKILGGGNKSNGSSSVESKPSKNGITAQTVAATTGEDDLPF is encoded by the coding sequence ATGGAAATAACAGGTAGGCTCACGACCAACGCTCAGGTCAGAAAAACCAAAACAGACAAACAGGTGGTAGTTTTTACCCTCGCCATCAATGACAGCTACAAAAAGAAAGGCGCAACGGAGGTGACAAAGCTGGTCACCTACATTGATTGCAGCTACTGGAGAAGTTCCGCCATCGCGGACTATCTCACAAAGGGAACAATCGTGCAGCTAAGCGGACGGCTTAACGAACCCCGTATTTGGCAGGACTTGGAAGGCAACACAAGGGCAAACCTTTCCTTTACCGTCTCCGAAATAAAAATACTGGGCGGTGGCAATAAATCAAATGGTAGTAGCTCCGTAGAATCAAAACCGTCCAAGAATGGGATAACAGCCCAAACGGTGGCAGCTACCACAGGCGAAGACGAC